A genomic segment from Acuticoccus sediminis encodes:
- a CDS encoding glutamine cyclotransferase gives MRRAAAEIIAEFGPFDGVDAVHGVTYDGTSVWFASDGRLNAIAPADGALRRALDVPASAGTAFDGTHLYQIAGDRIQKIDPGSGDVLSSIPAPGGGADSGMAWAEGSLWVGEARARCIHQVDPETGAVLRTLASNRFVTGVTWAGGELWHATWEDDTCDLRHIDAGTGEVLEVLEMPAGVNVSGLESDGADLFFCGGARSATIRTVRRPR, from the coding sequence ATGCGACGAGCGGCAGCGGAGATCATCGCGGAATTCGGACCGTTCGACGGCGTCGATGCCGTGCACGGGGTGACGTACGACGGAACGTCGGTCTGGTTCGCGTCCGACGGACGGCTGAACGCCATCGCGCCGGCGGACGGCGCACTCCGGCGCGCGCTCGACGTTCCGGCGAGCGCCGGGACCGCGTTCGACGGCACTCACCTCTACCAGATCGCCGGAGACCGCATCCAGAAGATCGATCCGGGCTCGGGCGATGTCCTGTCGTCGATCCCGGCGCCCGGCGGCGGCGCCGATTCGGGGATGGCGTGGGCCGAGGGATCGCTGTGGGTCGGCGAGGCCCGTGCGCGCTGCATCCATCAGGTGGACCCGGAGACCGGCGCCGTCCTGCGCACGCTCGCCTCGAACCGTTTCGTCACCGGCGTGACCTGGGCCGGCGGGGAGCTGTGGCATGCGACGTGGGAGGACGACACCTGCGACCTCAGGCATATCGATGCCGGGACCGGCGAGGTGCTGGAGGTGCTGGAGATGCCGGCAGGGGTCAACGTGTCGGGCCTGGAGTCCGACGGGGCGGACCTATTCTTCTGCGGCGGGGCCCGCAGCGCGACGATCCGCACGGTGCGCCGCCCGCGGTGA
- a CDS encoding HTH domain-containing protein: MDPVIDAAAGALASGDPLGALNRVALRNDAAALALRGIAMAQIGDLPRARSLVRAAARAFGPEAGVERARCAVAEAEIALALRDLTHPTLPLDTAADALDRGGDRLNAAYARYLAARRLLLIGRVEDAARAAGVLDAAALPAAFRAAHGLVVAGIAVRRLRAGEARAALALAQRDARRAGVPALLAEVEAAALVLETPAARLVARGGERLLKLDEVERVMATDAVIVDASRYAVRHEGRAVVLASRPVLFALARSLATAWPGDAPREALLAEAFHARHADESHRARLRVEIGRLRKALEGIADITATRRGFRLSAPGAAEVVVLAPPADDEHAAVLALLADGELWSSSALALALGVSQRTAQRALDTLASAGKVQSVGRARARRWMTPPTPGFPTSLLLPALLLGR, encoded by the coding sequence ATGGACCCGGTGATCGACGCCGCGGCCGGCGCGCTGGCGTCCGGCGATCCGCTCGGCGCGCTCAACCGCGTCGCCCTGCGCAACGATGCGGCGGCGCTCGCGCTGCGGGGCATCGCCATGGCGCAGATCGGCGATCTCCCCCGCGCCCGGAGCCTCGTCAGGGCGGCGGCCCGCGCCTTCGGCCCCGAGGCCGGGGTGGAGCGGGCACGCTGCGCGGTCGCCGAGGCGGAAATCGCGCTCGCCCTGCGCGACCTCACCCACCCGACGCTGCCGCTCGACACGGCGGCGGACGCACTGGATCGCGGCGGCGACCGGCTGAACGCCGCGTACGCGCGCTATCTCGCCGCGCGGCGGCTGCTGCTGATCGGCCGGGTCGAGGATGCGGCGCGCGCGGCCGGCGTGCTCGACGCCGCGGCGCTTCCCGCGGCGTTCCGGGCGGCGCACGGACTGGTGGTCGCCGGCATCGCCGTGCGGCGCCTGCGGGCGGGGGAGGCGCGCGCGGCGCTGGCGCTCGCCCAGCGCGACGCGAGGCGGGCGGGGGTCCCGGCGCTCCTCGCGGAGGTGGAGGCCGCGGCGCTCGTCCTCGAGACACCGGCCGCGCGGCTGGTCGCGCGCGGCGGGGAGCGGCTTCTGAAGCTGGACGAGGTCGAGCGGGTGATGGCGACGGACGCCGTCATCGTCGACGCCTCGCGGTATGCGGTACGCCACGAGGGCCGCGCTGTGGTGCTCGCATCGCGCCCGGTGCTGTTCGCCCTGGCGCGGTCGCTCGCGACCGCGTGGCCGGGCGACGCCCCGCGCGAGGCGCTGCTCGCCGAGGCCTTCCATGCGCGGCACGCCGACGAGTCGCATCGCGCGCGGTTGCGGGTCGAGATCGGCCGCCTGCGCAAGGCGCTGGAGGGGATCGCCGACATTACCGCGACAAGGCGCGGCTTCCGGCTGTCGGCGCCGGGCGCCGCCGAGGTGGTGGTGCTGGCGCCACCCGCCGACGACGAGCACGCGGCGGTTCTCGCCCTGTTGGCGGACGGGGAGCTGTGGTCGAGCTCGGCGCTGGCCCTGGCGCTCGGGGTGAGCCAGCGCACGGCGCAGCGCGCGCTCGACACGCTCGCCTCCGCGGGCAAGGTTCAGTCCGTCGGGCGCGCCCGGGCGCGCCGCTGGATGACGCCGCCGACGCCCGGTTTCCCGACAAGCTTGTTACTCCCCGCCCTGCTGCTCGGCAGGTAG